A window of Synechococcus sp. MEDNS5 contains these coding sequences:
- a CDS encoding MFS transporter, with amino-acid sequence MRDRLLWLFSLLFVLWLVWVETGFQYYERALGLELLVRPAGLALIAGSFLVPYGLVQVPVGRLIDRGRVELWLLLAAMVAASCSVVFARSETLTGLLLSRIGTGMACAVAFPASAVLARRTLPANRFALAMGFTDALVGLGAALAAVVPLLLGRSAWRGLVLLQSLALLLLVALPVLLLSVSRRSRARVDRLPIVAPPVDVPRWSRGGVLRLIQCCMLYAWGLGFVFGMAQYGLLSTLKGWSSPLMEGLTLTMSIGLMVGMVGSGALGGRPQRRGRVLLLGTLITLLSLLLLLAPWIPQPLLQLPALTFGIGIGSAVLAFPIAEASAPPGQTAMTVSIVNTCGTLMGGVMTVVSGLILQASPRGDVSLVLVIYGALALFGVVMAGWISWNSELVDAAAIPSMPDAVPSKE; translated from the coding sequence GTGCGTGATCGTCTGCTCTGGCTGTTCAGTCTTCTCTTTGTTCTCTGGTTGGTCTGGGTGGAGACCGGCTTTCAGTACTACGAACGGGCGCTCGGTTTGGAGTTGCTTGTACGGCCAGCGGGTCTGGCCCTGATTGCCGGGAGCTTTCTGGTGCCCTACGGGCTCGTGCAGGTTCCCGTGGGGCGACTGATCGATCGGGGGCGGGTTGAGCTCTGGCTGCTTCTTGCCGCGATGGTCGCTGCCAGCTGCAGCGTGGTGTTTGCCCGCAGTGAAACCCTGACTGGATTGTTGCTGTCCCGCATCGGCACCGGGATGGCCTGTGCGGTTGCATTCCCGGCTTCGGCGGTCTTGGCGCGACGCACTTTGCCCGCCAACCGCTTTGCCTTGGCGATGGGATTCACCGATGCTCTGGTTGGTTTGGGGGCTGCGCTCGCTGCGGTGGTTCCCCTGCTTCTGGGCCGCTCAGCCTGGCGTGGTTTGGTGCTGCTGCAGAGCCTTGCGTTGCTGCTGTTGGTGGCATTGCCGGTGTTGCTGTTGAGTGTGTCGAGGCGTTCGCGGGCCAGGGTGGATCGGCTGCCGATCGTCGCTCCTCCGGTGGACGTGCCGCGCTGGAGCCGGGGGGGAGTGCTGCGACTGATTCAGTGCTGCATGCTGTACGCCTGGGGACTGGGGTTTGTGTTCGGAATGGCCCAGTACGGCCTTCTTTCCACCCTGAAGGGATGGTCCAGCCCTTTGATGGAAGGACTCACCCTCACCATGTCCATCGGTTTGATGGTAGGCATGGTCGGCAGTGGGGCTCTCGGTGGCAGGCCCCAGCGACGCGGCCGTGTGCTGCTGCTGGGAACCCTCATCACTCTGTTGTCACTGCTTCTCCTGCTTGCACCTTGGATTCCCCAACCTCTGCTGCAACTGCCGGCGCTCACATTCGGCATCGGCATTGGTTCAGCGGTCTTGGCCTTTCCGATCGCGGAGGCCTCGGCCCCTCCTGGTCAGACGGCGATGACCGTTTCAATCGTCAATACCTGCGGAACCTTGATGGGTGGAGTGATGACGGTGGTGTCAGGGTTAATCCTGCAGGCTTCGCCCCGCGGTGATGTGTCGCTGGTGCTGGTGATTTATGGCGCGCTAGCCCTGTTTGGGGTGGTGATGGCGGGCTGGATCAGCTGGAACTCGGAGCTTGTTGACGCTGCTGCCATTCCTTCCATGCCAGACGCGGTGCCGTCCAAAGAGTGA
- a CDS encoding BCCT family transporter, which translates to MSDQTNFNDGPVSTGPWWRRPPLWIGAGPLLAFLVLAAVDLTLAQQFTSSGKAIVSGSLGGLWQWMVLLLFVIAVVMAISPVGRLRLGGVDAQPSLKFFDWCAVLICTLLAGGGVFWSAAEPLFHFRTPAPYFSDVKGSTAAAVDPSLAVSFLHWGFLAWALVATTVTITLSIQEQRGEPLRPRTLLVGLLPQRWVEGPLGDLADGLSVVAAIAGTVGPLGFLSLQLSNAAGMLPGLSDSAGLQSLVVVLLTAVFATSTVSGIQRGIKWLSEVNVWLTLGLAAALLLLGPGLWLIQHFASSFTLYVRNLVPMALAPNRGPDNWVNAWTVFYWGWFLGYAPLMGLFTAGVSRGRTLRELVLAVAILCPIVTNVWFTLLGGTGMQLELSNPGAISGPLAASGEAGALLAILGQLPLPWLLIPVGLILVVLFMATSADSMSYAAAMVVSAQRKPPALLRLFWALMIGSLTLVLLRIGTSLGDSTSINALQAFIVISAVPVTPLVLITLWTAPRLAWKEWQQRQQAPSSS; encoded by the coding sequence GTGAGCGATCAAACCAATTTCAACGATGGTCCCGTTTCAACAGGGCCATGGTGGCGTCGCCCGCCCCTTTGGATCGGTGCGGGCCCTCTGCTGGCCTTTCTGGTGCTGGCGGCCGTTGACCTCACACTGGCCCAGCAATTCACCAGCTCCGGCAAAGCAATCGTCAGTGGATCCCTTGGCGGCTTGTGGCAGTGGATGGTGCTGTTGCTGTTCGTGATTGCCGTGGTGATGGCGATCAGTCCAGTAGGACGGCTGCGCCTGGGAGGAGTCGACGCCCAGCCAAGTCTGAAATTCTTTGACTGGTGCGCCGTGCTGATCTGCACGCTGTTGGCCGGTGGTGGAGTGTTCTGGTCAGCGGCCGAACCGCTATTCCACTTCCGCACGCCAGCGCCTTACTTCAGCGACGTCAAAGGTTCCACAGCAGCAGCTGTCGATCCCTCGTTGGCCGTGAGCTTCCTGCACTGGGGGTTCCTGGCCTGGGCACTTGTGGCCACCACGGTCACGATCACGCTCTCGATCCAGGAACAACGGGGCGAACCACTGCGGCCTCGCACCCTGCTGGTGGGACTGCTCCCCCAACGGTGGGTGGAAGGTCCTCTTGGAGACCTCGCCGACGGACTCTCTGTGGTGGCAGCCATTGCCGGCACGGTGGGGCCTCTCGGCTTCCTGTCCCTGCAGCTCAGCAACGCCGCGGGCATGCTGCCGGGCCTTAGCGACAGCGCAGGCCTGCAGTCGCTGGTAGTGGTGCTGCTCACCGCCGTGTTCGCCACCTCCACGGTGAGCGGGATTCAACGGGGCATCAAGTGGCTTTCGGAAGTGAACGTGTGGCTCACGCTCGGCCTCGCCGCGGCCTTGCTTCTGCTGGGGCCGGGTCTTTGGCTGATTCAACACTTCGCCAGTTCCTTCACGCTCTACGTGCGCAACCTGGTGCCGATGGCCCTGGCTCCCAACCGTGGGCCCGACAACTGGGTGAATGCCTGGACGGTGTTCTACTGGGGTTGGTTTCTGGGCTACGCCCCTTTGATGGGGCTGTTCACTGCTGGGGTCAGCCGGGGCCGAACCCTGCGCGAACTGGTGCTGGCGGTGGCGATTCTCTGCCCGATCGTGACCAATGTCTGGTTCACGCTGCTGGGAGGCACAGGCATGCAACTGGAGCTGAGCAACCCAGGGGCCATCAGTGGACCTCTTGCTGCCAGCGGAGAAGCAGGCGCTTTGCTCGCAATCCTTGGCCAGCTTCCACTCCCCTGGCTGTTGATCCCTGTGGGCCTGATCCTGGTGGTGCTGTTCATGGCCACCAGCGCCGACTCGATGAGCTACGCCGCCGCCATGGTGGTCAGCGCCCAGCGAAAGCCACCAGCACTTCTGCGCTTGTTCTGGGCCTTGATGATTGGAAGCCTCACCTTGGTGCTGCTGCGCATCGGAACCAGTCTGGGTGACAGCACTTCCATCAATGCCCTGCAGGCCTTCATTGTGATTTCAGCCGTTCCGGTCACCCCTCTGGTGCTGATCACTCTTTGGACGGCACCGCGTCTGGCATGGAAGGAATGGCAGCAGCGTCAACAAGCTCCGAGTTCCAGCTGA
- a CDS encoding FAD-dependent oxidoreductase: protein MPVQAEVVIVGGGMAGLSCAAALARRGVRDVVLLEAKTLAHARASSFGETRMFREMYSDPVLCRLAQEANRLWREEEQHAGQHLRETHGLLFYGESWDEETIEGSIPGARRVMDEQNIPYEALNAKQISERFPLKPKPDFTGLFEPTAGAVRSDKVIAHWRRTAEQAGHQLLEETPVKGVDANGGGVTLADGHHIAADQVVVACGIWSDLLLAPLGLSPKLEIWPMLWAHYTVDPSLADRYPQWFCFQRERGDDGGLYYGFPVLSRTADGRPRIKAGIDWAPKELRVAEPNAMCSEPPARLVELLDSFLFNELDGVQERVETVMSPYSMTSDVNFVLDRLTPKLSLFAGGSGQAFKFAPLVGDSLAQLACGESPAVDLSCWSHQREAVRA, encoded by the coding sequence ATGCCTGTCCAAGCCGAGGTCGTGATCGTCGGTGGCGGCATGGCCGGTCTGAGCTGTGCAGCAGCTCTTGCTCGGCGGGGAGTGCGTGATGTGGTGCTGCTGGAAGCGAAGACCCTGGCCCATGCACGGGCCAGCAGCTTCGGCGAAACCCGCATGTTCCGGGAGATGTATTCCGACCCGGTGCTCTGCCGCCTGGCCCAGGAAGCCAATCGGCTCTGGCGGGAGGAGGAGCAGCACGCTGGACAGCATCTGCGGGAAACCCACGGATTGCTGTTTTACGGCGAAAGCTGGGATGAAGAAACCATCGAGGGGTCCATCCCTGGCGCCCGACGGGTGATGGATGAACAGAACATTCCCTATGAGGCTCTGAACGCAAAACAAATATCCGAACGGTTTCCGCTTAAACCCAAACCCGACTTCACCGGTCTGTTCGAGCCCACCGCCGGGGCGGTGCGCAGCGACAAGGTGATCGCCCACTGGCGGCGCACAGCGGAACAGGCGGGTCATCAGCTCCTGGAGGAAACTCCGGTAAAAGGGGTTGACGCCAACGGCGGGGGCGTGACTCTGGCCGACGGTCATCACATCGCCGCCGATCAGGTGGTGGTCGCGTGTGGTATTTGGAGTGATCTGTTGCTGGCCCCGCTTGGTCTTTCACCGAAGCTCGAGATCTGGCCGATGTTGTGGGCGCACTACACCGTTGATCCCTCCCTGGCGGATCGCTATCCGCAATGGTTCTGCTTCCAACGGGAACGCGGCGACGATGGTGGCCTGTACTACGGATTCCCTGTTCTCAGCCGCACAGCGGATGGACGGCCGCGCATCAAGGCCGGCATCGACTGGGCTCCAAAGGAGCTGCGGGTCGCTGAACCCAATGCCATGTGCAGTGAACCCCCAGCTCGACTGGTCGAACTTCTCGACAGCTTTCTGTTCAACGAACTTGATGGTGTGCAGGAACGGGTGGAAACCGTGATGAGTCCGTACTCCATGACGAGTGATGTGAACTTCGTTCTCGACCGCCTCACGCCAAAACTCAGCCTGTTTGCCGGGGGCTCCGGCCAGGCTTTCAAGTTCGCTCCACTTGTCGGCGATTCCCTCGCCCAACTGGCCTGCGGAGAGTCACCGGCCGTGGATCTCTCCTGTTGGAGTCACCAGCGCGAGGCCGTGCGCGCCTGA
- a CDS encoding Glu/Leu/Phe/Val dehydrogenase dimerization domain-containing protein, producing the protein MTTTPTKPTVSVLAEHVSDHLSVFVVAENTDSARPANGGLRLLNYPSDEACIADGERLAGLMTHKHDLYGTGFAGGKIVARAAEPAAVKDELIHVTASLLESLDGAMITGCDLNTSLEDMERLMALTPYVLAAVGSPVDASAATAHGTLGAVEAVLEAELSEATPGRALVHGCGAVGGTVARVLVQHGWTVFTADLDRSRASFPGATPLPSDCPWWELKVDLLIPCSISGLINAEMASALKVAAVVPAANAPFQQPQLADDLRRRGIRVLPDPLVNAGAVIADSIERFSPDAWDGAGANDVYAFVRQEVRQRATNYLNQRDQGLSVGAALVEVAAEPENDPIGLSFGDAA; encoded by the coding sequence ATGACAACCACCCCTACCAAGCCGACCGTGTCGGTGCTCGCTGAGCACGTTTCGGATCATCTGTCGGTGTTTGTCGTCGCTGAGAACACAGACTCCGCGCGCCCCGCCAATGGTGGACTGCGCCTGCTCAACTATCCAAGCGACGAAGCGTGCATCGCCGACGGAGAACGTTTGGCTGGACTGATGACGCACAAGCATGACCTCTACGGAACAGGCTTCGCCGGCGGCAAGATCGTGGCTCGCGCCGCTGAACCGGCGGCGGTCAAGGACGAGCTGATCCACGTCACCGCCAGCCTGCTCGAATCTCTCGATGGCGCCATGATCACAGGCTGTGACCTCAACACCAGCCTGGAAGACATGGAGCGCCTGATGGCGCTCACCCCCTATGTGCTGGCTGCTGTGGGAAGTCCGGTGGACGCCAGTGCCGCCACGGCCCACGGCACCTTGGGCGCGGTTGAAGCCGTGCTGGAAGCTGAGCTCAGTGAGGCCACCCCTGGCCGCGCTCTTGTGCATGGCTGCGGCGCCGTGGGAGGCACGGTGGCTCGCGTGCTGGTTCAACACGGCTGGACCGTGTTCACCGCCGATCTCGACAGATCGCGTGCAAGTTTTCCCGGAGCCACCCCCCTGCCAAGCGACTGCCCTTGGTGGGAGCTCAAGGTGGATCTCCTGATCCCCTGTTCCATTTCCGGGTTGATCAACGCAGAGATGGCATCCGCCCTGAAGGTGGCTGCAGTGGTGCCAGCGGCGAACGCCCCCTTCCAGCAGCCCCAGCTCGCGGACGACCTGCGCCGGCGCGGTATCCGGGTACTCCCAGATCCGCTGGTGAATGCCGGTGCGGTGATCGCTGATTCGATTGAACGCTTTTCACCCGATGCCTGGGACGGTGCGGGCGCCAACGACGTCTATGCCTTCGTTCGCCAGGAAGTGCGCCAACGCGCAACCAACTATCTCAATCAGCGTGATCAGGGCTTATCGGTGGGGGCTGCCCTTGTGGAAGTGGCCGCAGAACCGGAAAATGATCCGATCGGTCTGAGTTTCGGAGACGCGGCATGA
- a CDS encoding SAM-dependent methyltransferase, with translation MAIAMTTGYSAQTEGALLCIEAASDWALTCVDQLPVSDSHVLIDYGAADGGTAVGLWNQILDRLHANQPQAHLTLIGNDLPSNDNVALAENLALQIPREPKPTVLVSARSFYEPSVGPNTISFGFSATAMHWLSQSPGPLDTHTHVLASGDADALQRFTAQALKDWTYVLELRSRELIAGGRLLTVNLSRDNEGRYLGHNGGETRNVHDQLHQIWRGLADEGVISEEQYRNGTVLNFYKSPDEFMAPLKDESSAPYRNGLRLVDERTVYVKCPYRRRWNEDGDTATFAAGLMATIRSWSRHSFASAAGDKAADLVYERLQQRIADNPSEWSLDYVEHHQMMEKVA, from the coding sequence ATGGCCATTGCCATGACCACGGGTTACAGCGCGCAGACCGAAGGCGCTCTCCTCTGCATCGAAGCCGCCTCGGACTGGGCCCTGACTTGTGTGGATCAACTTCCTGTATCTGACAGCCACGTGCTGATCGATTACGGAGCAGCCGATGGAGGCACCGCCGTAGGGCTTTGGAACCAGATCCTCGATCGCCTGCATGCCAATCAGCCGCAAGCTCATCTCACGTTGATCGGCAACGACCTGCCAAGCAACGACAATGTGGCCCTGGCCGAAAATCTGGCTCTGCAGATTCCCAGGGAACCCAAGCCCACAGTTCTGGTGAGTGCCCGGAGTTTTTACGAGCCCTCCGTCGGCCCCAACACCATCAGCTTCGGCTTTTCAGCAACAGCCATGCACTGGCTGAGCCAGTCACCCGGCCCGCTCGACACCCATACGCACGTGCTGGCCTCGGGCGACGCCGATGCTCTACAACGCTTCACAGCCCAGGCTCTCAAAGACTGGACCTACGTGCTGGAACTGCGCAGCCGCGAGCTGATCGCGGGTGGTCGCCTGCTGACCGTGAACCTGTCACGTGACAACGAAGGCCGCTATCTCGGACACAACGGCGGGGAGACTCGCAATGTGCACGACCAGTTACATCAGATCTGGCGTGGATTGGCCGATGAAGGTGTGATCAGTGAGGAGCAGTACCGCAACGGCACGGTGCTGAACTTCTACAAATCCCCTGACGAATTCATGGCGCCGTTGAAGGATGAATCATCAGCGCCTTACCGCAACGGTCTGCGTCTGGTGGATGAACGCACGGTGTACGTGAAGTGCCCATACCGCAGGCGCTGGAACGAGGATGGCGACACGGCCACCTTCGCGGCGGGCCTGATGGCCACGATCCGCAGCTGGAGTCGACACAGCTTCGCCAGTGCCGCGGGCGACAAGGCCGCTGACCTGGTCTATGAGCGCCTCCAGCAACGCATCGCCGATAACCCGAGCGAGTGGAGCCTTGATTACGTCGAACACCACCAAATGATGGAGAAAGTTGCCTGA
- the rdgB gene encoding RdgB/HAM1 family non-canonical purine NTP pyrophosphatase has protein sequence MSPSLRTLVIASGNRGKIREFEHLLNSLPLQITAQPEGLEVEETGQTFAANARLKAVAVANATNSWALADDSGLSVDALDGAPGVHSARYAPTDPERIGRLLKALKDRDDRSAHFCAALCLAAPGGRVLLEVEGRCEGQITRIPRGEGGFGYDPIFEVDGTARTFAEMAPPEKKAQGHRGRAFALLEPQLRQLLLEA, from the coding sequence ATGAGCCCTTCACTGCGAACACTGGTGATCGCCAGTGGCAATCGCGGCAAGATTCGTGAATTCGAACACCTGCTGAACAGCCTTCCCCTGCAGATCACAGCCCAGCCGGAGGGACTGGAGGTGGAGGAAACGGGTCAGACATTCGCTGCCAACGCCCGCTTGAAAGCCGTGGCCGTCGCCAACGCCACCAACTCCTGGGCCCTTGCAGACGACTCAGGCCTGAGCGTTGACGCTCTTGACGGAGCCCCTGGGGTGCATTCCGCCCGCTATGCCCCTACCGACCCGGAGCGCATCGGCCGACTGCTCAAGGCCCTGAAGGATCGCGACGACCGAAGTGCGCATTTCTGCGCTGCCTTGTGCCTGGCCGCTCCTGGTGGTCGCGTGTTGCTGGAAGTGGAGGGACGCTGCGAAGGACAGATCACGCGGATCCCCAGAGGCGAAGGCGGCTTTGGATATGACCCGATCTTCGAGGTGGATGGCACCGCACGCACCTTTGCCGAGATGGCTCCACCAGAGAAGAAAGCGCAGGGTCACCGGGGCCGGGCCTTCGCCCTGCTGGAACCCCAGCTCCGGCAACTGCTGCTTGAGGCCTGA
- a CDS encoding phosphoglucomutase/phosphomannomutase family protein, whose translation MASAPLPLTAAPIRFGTDGWRGILGVDITVERLLPVAAAAARELAYQAPEGLKSRTVVIGYDRRFLAPELAEAIAAAVRGAGLDPLLTNTAVPTPACSWAVVQRQALGALVITASHNPPEWLGLKIKGPFGGSVEGEFTAAVEQRLAAGGISVPVAGDLPRFDARDEHLQGLRNKLNLSAITQGLKSMGLKVIVDPMHGSAAGCVQNLLGEEAKGIVSEIRSVRDPLFGGCPPEPLAPHLEQLIAAVQASTQAGEPAVGLVFDGDGDRIAAVDETGCFCSTQQLMPLLIDHLAGSRKLPGTVVKTVSGSDLMRLVAEDLGRTVLELPVGFKYIAAEMLSGDVLIGGEESGGVGFGMHLPERDALFAAMLVLEALVEGGKPLGKRLEALRNRCGGACHYDRLDLRLPDMDSRRRLEALLEDQPPQTVAGVAVQEVITTDGVKLRLGPSHWLMLRFSGTEPLLRLYCEAPDAGRVAEVLAWARSFAEAA comes from the coding sequence ATGGCGTCGGCTCCTCTTCCCCTGACGGCAGCACCAATCCGTTTCGGAACCGATGGGTGGCGCGGAATTCTCGGGGTGGACATCACCGTGGAGCGGCTCCTTCCAGTAGCAGCGGCAGCTGCCCGGGAACTGGCTTATCAGGCACCTGAGGGCCTTAAAAGCCGCACGGTTGTGATCGGTTACGACCGGCGCTTTCTCGCTCCTGAGCTGGCCGAGGCGATCGCCGCGGCCGTACGCGGGGCCGGGTTGGATCCCTTGCTCACGAACACTGCAGTACCCACTCCCGCCTGCAGCTGGGCTGTGGTGCAGCGCCAGGCCCTCGGCGCCCTCGTGATCACCGCCAGTCACAACCCACCGGAATGGTTGGGCCTGAAGATCAAAGGGCCCTTCGGCGGCTCCGTGGAGGGTGAATTCACGGCTGCGGTGGAACAGCGGCTGGCTGCAGGTGGAATCAGCGTTCCTGTGGCTGGCGACCTGCCCCGTTTTGATGCTCGGGACGAGCATCTCCAGGGCCTTCGCAACAAGCTCAATCTGAGCGCCATCACTCAGGGCCTGAAATCCATGGGCCTGAAGGTGATCGTGGATCCGATGCACGGCTCCGCCGCCGGCTGTGTGCAGAACCTCCTTGGTGAAGAGGCGAAAGGGATCGTCTCCGAAATCCGCAGTGTCCGCGATCCACTCTTCGGAGGGTGCCCGCCGGAACCTCTGGCCCCCCACCTGGAACAGCTGATCGCCGCCGTGCAGGCCTCCACGCAGGCAGGTGAGCCAGCCGTCGGCCTGGTGTTCGATGGCGATGGCGACAGGATCGCGGCGGTTGATGAAACCGGTTGTTTCTGCAGTACCCAGCAGTTAATGCCACTGCTGATCGACCATCTGGCAGGGTCAAGAAAGCTGCCGGGCACTGTCGTGAAGACCGTGAGTGGCTCTGATCTGATGCGTCTGGTTGCCGAGGATCTCGGTCGAACCGTGCTCGAACTGCCCGTGGGCTTCAAGTACATCGCTGCGGAGATGCTGAGCGGAGATGTCTTGATCGGCGGCGAGGAATCCGGCGGCGTCGGCTTCGGCATGCACCTTCCGGAACGGGACGCCCTGTTCGCAGCGATGCTGGTTCTCGAGGCTCTTGTGGAAGGCGGCAAGCCTCTGGGAAAGCGGCTCGAAGCCTTGCGGAATCGCTGCGGAGGGGCCTGCCATTACGACCGCCTCGACCTGCGCCTGCCCGACATGGACTCGCGCCGCCGCCTCGAGGCACTGCTAGAGGACCAGCCACCGCAAACGGTGGCTGGTGTCGCCGTTCAAGAGGTGATCACCACCGATGGGGTGAAGCTGCGACTGGGCCCAAGCCATTGGCTGATGCTCCGTTTCTCAGGAACCGAGCCGCTGTTGCGCCTCTACTGCGAGGCTCCGGATGCTGGGCGGGTGGCTGAGGTGCTCGCCTGGGCCCGCAGCTTCGCGGAGGCAGCATGA
- a CDS encoding TM0106 family RecB-like putative nuclease, translating to MGDTRSADKPLTDRLLRSWTRCRRRAWLDRHGDDQLRLYTAHRTLQLDDQQRSFVALMAKKPGHGLQACEQGEGGVVGLRLRSTTRDGLAVEAHPALLQRREGASRWGRFVYRPVLARQGRRLTREHRLQLALAGRLLERLQQAPVADGLALAGSGRRLERETVPLGGGLQHQLDESLSKLAADLSRPIPPALAADRRKCTLCSWRGVCNADAAREGHLSEVSGIGAKRREMLMEIGIDGLAALADADPERLALQLERFGEQHGAVAAPLVAQARAQRDGCAEPLVAPPALPELAEAPGVLLYDIESDPDARDDFLHGFVRLPRALDGRWDLSLATYHPLLALQEHGEGACWTRLQRMLRHYPDWPVLHYGETESLALRRMAQRQGMGDADQMVLRRRLVDVHERLRRHWRLPLNSYGLKTVADWLGFRWGQAGVDGARALLWWRQWRGTGQGDRGHVQALRWIFAYNRDDGLATWAVAAWLLAQDETERKG from the coding sequence ATGGGTGACACCCGCTCTGCTGACAAGCCGCTCACAGATCGTCTGCTGCGCAGCTGGACCCGCTGTCGCCGGCGTGCCTGGTTGGATCGCCATGGAGACGACCAGTTAAGGCTTTATACGGCCCACCGGACGCTTCAGCTCGATGATCAGCAGCGCAGTTTTGTGGCTCTCATGGCCAAGAAACCTGGCCATGGACTGCAGGCCTGTGAACAGGGAGAGGGTGGTGTGGTGGGATTGCGGCTGCGCTCCACCACCCGGGATGGTCTCGCTGTTGAGGCTCACCCTGCGCTCCTTCAGCGACGAGAGGGGGCCAGCCGTTGGGGACGTTTTGTCTACCGACCTGTTCTGGCAAGGCAGGGGCGACGGCTGACGCGTGAACACAGGCTGCAGCTGGCCCTAGCCGGGCGTCTTCTCGAACGCCTGCAGCAGGCGCCTGTCGCCGACGGCCTTGCCCTGGCTGGCTCCGGCCGGCGCCTCGAGCGGGAAACCGTGCCGCTCGGCGGCGGACTTCAGCATCAGCTGGATGAGTCTCTCTCCAAGCTTGCGGCAGATCTGAGTCGCCCCATTCCGCCGGCTCTGGCGGCGGACCGCCGCAAATGCACATTGTGTTCATGGCGTGGTGTGTGCAATGCCGATGCCGCCCGTGAAGGCCACCTCAGTGAAGTGAGCGGCATCGGTGCCAAACGCAGGGAGATGCTGATGGAGATCGGCATTGATGGCCTGGCGGCTCTGGCCGACGCCGATCCAGAGCGGCTGGCGCTGCAGCTCGAGCGATTCGGTGAGCAGCATGGTGCTGTGGCGGCGCCTCTGGTGGCGCAGGCACGGGCCCAACGCGATGGATGTGCGGAGCCACTGGTTGCACCACCAGCCCTTCCAGAACTGGCTGAAGCGCCTGGGGTGCTGTTGTACGACATCGAATCCGATCCCGATGCCCGCGACGATTTCCTGCATGGATTCGTGCGCTTACCAAGAGCATTGGATGGTCGCTGGGATCTCTCGCTGGCCACTTATCACCCTTTGCTGGCGCTGCAGGAGCACGGGGAGGGTGCTTGTTGGACGCGCCTCCAACGGATGCTGAGGCATTACCCCGATTGGCCCGTGCTCCACTACGGAGAAACCGAATCCCTGGCGCTGCGTCGCATGGCCCAGCGTCAGGGGATGGGGGATGCGGATCAGATGGTGTTGCGACGTCGGCTGGTGGATGTTCACGAGCGATTGCGACGTCATTGGCGTCTGCCGCTGAACAGCTACGGGCTCAAGACCGTGGCGGACTGGCTCGGCTTCCGCTGGGGACAGGCTGGAGTGGATGGTGCCCGAGCACTGCTTTGGTGGCGGCAGTGGCGGGGAACCGGGCAGGGGGACCGGGGCCACGTGCAGGCTCTGCGCTGGATTTTTGCCTACAACCGGGATGACGGCCTGGCGACCTGGGCGGTGGCCGCCTGGTTGTTGGCACAAGACGAAACGGAGCGGAAGGGTTAA
- a CDS encoding folate-binding protein YgfZ: MTMDGSKPQALLWDEHFDVIRLEGSGCAGFLHGQTSARVEGASSGQLLQACWLNATGRVQALLELRLDDQGADVLVLNGNPDHLAKGLDRVIFPADRVKLGAPRQQRRLQHLSSGQAPGPESVLWLDHDANPPPPWDRTQACTAAELERWRLRQGWPLGAEEINGDTNPFELGLAAWVNLEKGCYLGQETLAKLGSRGAVKQQLRCWQCADQEAAELKPGDGLTLNGERAGRITSVAHPNGNEPQCGLALIRRQALEAEELQSETTESRPHPLTLTLQRPGAFQDPPSGR, from the coding sequence TTGACGATGGATGGATCGAAACCACAAGCCCTTCTCTGGGACGAGCACTTTGACGTCATCCGCCTCGAAGGCTCGGGCTGCGCGGGATTCCTGCACGGCCAGACAAGCGCCAGGGTGGAAGGCGCATCCTCAGGGCAGTTGCTTCAGGCGTGCTGGCTCAATGCCACGGGCCGGGTGCAGGCGCTGCTGGAGCTCCGCCTCGACGATCAAGGCGCCGATGTGCTGGTGCTCAACGGCAACCCGGACCATCTGGCCAAAGGCCTGGATCGTGTGATCTTCCCGGCTGACCGCGTCAAGCTCGGTGCGCCGCGACAGCAAAGGCGCCTGCAGCACCTGAGCAGCGGCCAAGCACCAGGTCCGGAGAGCGTGCTTTGGCTGGATCACGACGCCAACCCTCCTCCGCCGTGGGATCGAACGCAAGCGTGCACCGCGGCCGAACTGGAGCGCTGGCGGCTTCGGCAGGGCTGGCCCCTCGGTGCCGAAGAGATCAATGGCGACACCAACCCTTTTGAGCTGGGCCTGGCGGCGTGGGTGAACCTCGAGAAAGGGTGCTATCTGGGCCAAGAAACCCTGGCCAAACTGGGATCTCGTGGTGCGGTGAAACAGCAGTTGCGCTGCTGGCAATGCGCAGATCAAGAGGCCGCAGAGCTCAAGCCAGGGGATGGGCTGACCCTGAACGGTGAACGAGCCGGACGCATCACCAGCGTTGCTCATCCAAACGGGAATGAACCTCAGTGTGGTCTGGCCCTGATCCGACGACAAGCACTCGAGGCCGAGGAACTGCAGAGCGAAACCACGGAGTCCCGGCCCCATCCATTGACCTTGACGCTGCAGCGTCCCGGCGCCTTTCAAGATCCACCAAGCGGGCGTTAA